From a region of the Fischerella sp. JS2 genome:
- a CDS encoding acetate--CoA ligase family protein → MVQDKNTDAVRINARKTDAFDLFNFQHYIGPNPYLNTGALVFDFARTEPWRSLALEDYIEVIGDRYPRLSDESYDSHAQLFARTVSEVNKLDMDLHLDHWSIQPNGRYTRIAVQSLHADTTRSVVYFIWDWFEAITRDDDIEFEEQLRGLQRKFRQSAYGGPTIYALLRTAYKKGIPTFHIWEERLTQYGYGKKQIRGVATTFDRDSHLDSDFTTRKDDCKEFLKILGFPVPKGDIVFSAKEALKLAKEIGYPVAIKPVVGHKGIGVTADIRDEDDLEAAYWRAVKAIPGNEPIRIIVEKSIRGKDYRLLCVNGKFVAATERRPALVVGDGYSTIDELIEKENRKPARLDTPTSPMSKIQRDEAMERYLEEQGLSLDSVIDRDQTIYLRKVANLSAGGVSINATHNVHPDNIILAQDVAQHFRLVCLGIDVISENLAQSWKESEFAILEINAAPGILMHLNPAVGESVDVPAYILETFFSTNDDARIPIITFNQISVKELQETIDHILLQNPNWTIGAVCRGGVFVNRSEKFLHQNYNSNVYTLLRNPKLDLLIAEYQHDILEQEGMFYERSNLVVLNNPTETEMILMRDVFENSTVVIRKGDNISIHRQGLIEEYKLGEDEPLTRVYLKEISTIL, encoded by the coding sequence ATGGTTCAAGATAAAAATACCGATGCAGTCCGCATTAATGCCAGAAAAACAGATGCCTTCGATCTTTTCAACTTTCAGCACTACATCGGGCCGAACCCTTATTTAAATACGGGGGCGCTAGTATTTGATTTTGCTCGCACTGAGCCTTGGCGATCGCTAGCTTTAGAAGATTACATAGAAGTGATTGGCGATCGCTACCCGCGACTAAGCGATGAAAGCTATGATTCCCATGCCCAGCTGTTTGCCCGTACTGTGTCGGAAGTAAATAAGCTGGATATGGATTTGCATCTTGACCACTGGAGTATTCAACCTAATGGTAGATATACAAGAATTGCTGTGCAATCCCTACACGCTGATACAACACGGTCTGTAGTTTATTTTATTTGGGATTGGTTTGAAGCAATTACTAGAGACGATGATATTGAGTTTGAGGAACAATTACGCGGACTGCAAAGAAAATTCCGCCAATCTGCTTACGGTGGTCCCACAATTTATGCCTTATTGCGAACAGCTTATAAAAAAGGAATTCCTACTTTTCATATATGGGAAGAAAGACTTACCCAGTACGGATACGGGAAAAAACAAATTCGCGGTGTCGCGACAACATTTGATCGTGATAGCCACTTAGATTCAGACTTTACTACCCGTAAAGATGACTGCAAAGAATTCTTAAAAATCTTGGGTTTTCCAGTACCCAAGGGTGATATAGTTTTCTCTGCAAAAGAAGCCTTGAAGTTAGCAAAAGAAATTGGTTATCCAGTAGCAATTAAGCCTGTAGTTGGTCATAAAGGCATTGGTGTAACAGCAGATATACGAGATGAAGATGATTTAGAAGCTGCTTATTGGAGAGCAGTCAAAGCCATTCCTGGAAATGAACCGATCCGTATCATTGTAGAAAAAAGTATTCGTGGCAAAGACTACCGATTACTATGTGTCAATGGTAAATTTGTTGCTGCTACCGAACGCCGCCCTGCATTAGTTGTTGGTGATGGATATTCGACAATTGATGAATTAATTGAAAAAGAAAATCGTAAACCCGCTCGTTTAGATACACCCACTTCGCCAATGAGTAAAATTCAGCGCGATGAGGCGATGGAAAGATATCTAGAAGAACAGGGTTTGTCATTAGATAGCGTGATTGACAGAGATCAGACTATTTATCTTCGTAAAGTTGCTAATCTTTCTGCTGGTGGTGTAAGCATTAATGCCACACACAATGTTCACCCGGATAATATTATCTTGGCACAGGATGTCGCTCAGCACTTCCGATTAGTTTGCCTGGGCATTGATGTCATTTCCGAAAATCTTGCTCAATCATGGAAGGAAAGTGAATTTGCGATTTTAGAAATCAATGCTGCTCCTGGGATTTTAATGCATCTTAATCCGGCAGTGGGTGAAAGTGTAGATGTACCTGCGTATATTTTGGAAACCTTTTTTAGTACGAATGATGATGCCAGAATCCCAATTATCACTTTTAATCAAATATCTGTGAAGGAACTACAAGAAACTATTGACCATATTCTTTTACAAAATCCCAATTGGACAATAGGAGCTGTTTGTCGTGGAGGTGTTTTTGTTAATCGCTCTGAGAAATTTTTGCATCAAAATTACAATAGCAACGTTTATACGTTGTTGCGTAATCCTAAGCTTGATTTGTTAATTGCTGAATATCAACATGACATTTTAGAACAAGAGGGAATGTTTTATGAACGCAGCAATTTAGTAGTATTGAATAATCCTACAGAAACTGAGATGATATTGATGCGTGATGTTTTTGAAAACTCAACAGTCGTGATTAGAAAAGGAGATAATATTTCAATTCATCGTCAGGGTTTAATTGAAGAGTATAAATTAGGAGAAGATGAACCACTAACTAGGGTTTACTTGAAAGAAATTAGCACTATTTTATGA
- a CDS encoding peptidoglycan-binding protein, producing MAFNITVLKLPVLRIGSNGIYVSAWQSFLKEAEYPIQTVDGDFGKVTEEATHIYQQRNGLEADGIVGNNTYSKAATQGFIAKIPNLSASTLLNYLGFGETEVKDLQKCLNQVAQLNPPLTVDGDFGNISTKGLAEAYKKRDVRLRGELEQALSNATKQKLGSNFIQAIDIFNTYAKTQRFRLSGSHWIEYFPTSKLIADLASPFRQKVEAFQKALIDAGCQVIVTATHRPKERAYLMHYSARINRQEISPQYVPAMNGVDINWVHYTNAGSVQAAKDMVVAYGVGGNPVSLNSRHIQRLAIDWNVTWDGKINIRDKNGRMISVGEPCNAALNKTLWKVGESYGVYKLTNDPPHWSVDGY from the coding sequence ATGGCTTTTAACATTACTGTACTGAAATTACCAGTTCTCAGAATTGGTTCTAATGGAATTTATGTAAGTGCGTGGCAAAGCTTTTTAAAAGAAGCTGAATATCCAATTCAAACTGTCGATGGTGACTTTGGTAAAGTCACTGAAGAAGCTACTCATATTTATCAACAAAGAAATGGCTTAGAAGCTGATGGAATTGTTGGTAATAACACATATAGTAAAGCTGCTACTCAAGGTTTTATTGCTAAAATCCCTAACCTTTCTGCTAGTACATTGCTGAATTATCTCGGCTTTGGCGAGACAGAAGTTAAGGATTTACAAAAGTGTTTGAATCAGGTAGCACAACTCAATCCCCCATTAACAGTAGATGGTGATTTTGGTAATATAAGTACCAAAGGATTAGCTGAAGCATATAAAAAAAGAGATGTACGTCTACGTGGTGAATTAGAACAAGCTTTGAGCAATGCCACTAAGCAAAAACTAGGGTCAAATTTTATTCAAGCAATAGATATATTTAATACTTATGCGAAAACACAAAGATTTCGTCTGAGTGGTTCCCATTGGATTGAATATTTTCCTACAAGTAAGCTAATTGCTGATTTAGCTTCTCCGTTTCGTCAAAAAGTAGAAGCCTTTCAAAAAGCTTTGATTGATGCTGGCTGTCAGGTGATTGTTACTGCTACCCATCGTCCTAAAGAACGTGCTTATCTAATGCATTATTCGGCTAGAATTAATCGCCAAGAAATATCCCCCCAATATGTACCAGCTATGAATGGAGTTGATATTAATTGGGTGCATTATACCAATGCAGGTTCAGTACAAGCTGCTAAAGATATGGTAGTAGCTTATGGTGTAGGTGGTAATCCTGTATCTTTAAATTCTCGCCATATTCAAAGATTAGCAATTGACTGGAATGTAACCTGGGATGGCAAGATTAATATTAGGGATAAAAACGGTAGAATGATTAGCGTTGGTGAACCTTGTAATGCTGCTTTGAATAAAACTTTATGGAAAGTAGGTGAATCTTATGGTGTATACAAACTGACTAATGACCCTCCCCATTGGTCAGTGGATGGTTATTAA
- a CDS encoding N-acetylmuramoyl-L-alanine amidase yields the protein MKFGIDIGHNCPPDTGARGIKIEDNLTLDVGNRVISKLRALGHQVVNCKPDRASTVGESLRKRCATANANKVDIYVSIHFNKFNGQANGTEVYATSDTGRKIAKPVLDEIVKLGFFNRGVKNGSHLFVLKNTNMPAILVEGCFVDSQKDMNLYNPEAMANAIVKGLTGQLPTTPVPPVADEEENPDTTVQRLQKALNRLKITDKNGRSLLEDGVNGAATKSAIEKFQSIVGIQQTGIAGDTTWNAINQILAKRVIRVNHAGGIVVRYLQFRLGVEIDGIYGPQTEAAMKRFQQQNGLTADGIVGPITWQKLIG from the coding sequence ATGAAATTTGGAATAGACATTGGGCATAATTGCCCACCCGATACTGGTGCAAGAGGAATTAAAATTGAGGATAATTTGACTTTAGATGTAGGCAACAGAGTTATATCTAAGTTAAGAGCTTTAGGGCATCAAGTTGTAAATTGTAAACCAGACAGAGCCTCAACAGTAGGGGAATCGTTGAGGAAAAGATGCGCTACAGCAAATGCTAATAAAGTAGATATTTATGTATCCATTCATTTTAATAAATTTAATGGTCAAGCGAATGGTACAGAAGTATATGCAACTAGCGATACTGGCAGGAAAATAGCTAAACCTGTGTTGGATGAAATTGTGAAATTAGGCTTTTTTAATCGTGGCGTCAAAAATGGCAGTCACCTATTTGTCCTCAAAAATACCAATATGCCTGCAATTTTGGTAGAAGGGTGTTTTGTGGACTCGCAAAAAGACATGAATCTGTATAATCCAGAGGCAATGGCGAATGCGATCGTCAAAGGATTAACTGGTCAATTACCTACTACTCCTGTACCTCCTGTAGCAGATGAAGAAGAAAATCCAGATACAACTGTCCAGAGATTGCAAAAAGCTTTAAATCGGCTCAAAATTACCGATAAAAATGGTAGGTCTCTGTTAGAGGATGGCGTTAATGGTGCTGCAACTAAATCGGCAATAGAAAAATTTCAAAGTATTGTTGGCATTCAACAGACGGGAATTGCTGGAGACACTACCTGGAATGCAATTAATCAAATTTTAGCGAAACGAGTTATTAGAGTTAATCATGCAGGTGGTATAGTTGTCAGATACTTGCAATTCCGCTTGGGTGTGGAAATTGATGGTATTTATGGACCACAAACAGAAGCAGCAATGAAGAGATTTCAGCAACAAAATGGTTTGACTGCTGATGGAATTGTCGGGCCTATTACTTGGCAAAAATTAATTGGTTAG
- a CDS encoding Hsp20/alpha crystallin family protein gives MSLIRWQPFQEIENLQQDMNRLFDRLMTRDGERIGTNFIPAAEMQESSDAIHLKLEIPGMDAKDIDVQVSAEAVSISGERKEETKTEEKGMTRTEFRYGKFQRVIPLPARVENTSVKAEYKNGILQLTLPKAEDEKNKIVKVNIV, from the coding sequence ATGTCTCTAATTCGTTGGCAACCATTCCAAGAAATTGAAAATTTACAACAAGATATGAACCGTTTATTTGATCGTTTAATGACAAGAGACGGTGAAAGAATCGGTACAAACTTTATTCCCGCAGCAGAAATGCAAGAATCATCAGATGCCATTCATTTAAAACTGGAAATTCCAGGAATGGACGCAAAAGACATTGATGTACAAGTTTCTGCCGAAGCGGTTTCAATTAGCGGAGAACGAAAAGAAGAAACTAAAACTGAAGAAAAAGGAATGACTCGTACCGAATTTCGTTATGGTAAATTCCAGCGAGTGATTCCTCTTCCTGCACGAGTTGAGAATACCAGTGTGAAAGCAGAGTATAAGAATGGTATTCTGCAACTAACACTTCCAAAAGCAGAAGACGAGAAAAATAAAATTGTCAAAGTTAATATTGTCTAA
- a CDS encoding NB-ARC domain-containing protein — MELHKQRRRRGVILSPQGWQKLQKARHEAEILENDGARFTLEELSDRTQLSPFTVSKVLAREEGVDKQTLDYFFRGFGLELAKSDYVRMGQGGQAGQGGQGSYFSPLSPPSVLSSPSLLRDWGEAVDVSIFFGRTEELSKLEYWIVNDHCRLIAVLGMGGIGKTTLGIKLAQQIQAEFEFVVWRSLRNSPPLGELLSNLLHFFANGQPLNLSENLGNVTRVATPVLVSQFMAHLRSHRCLIVLDNAESILASGEQCGHYQAGYEEYGQLLQQVGETAHQSCIVLTSREKPQQIVAIEGETLPVRSIQLSGLNAIAALELVKTKNFFYGSDTQWQDLIQYYAGNPLALKIIATTIGELFAGNITEFLAQGSTVFGSISDLLSQQFQRLSKLEKDLMYWLAINREPVTMAELRSDLVLPVAPMKLLEALESLARRNLIEKKSVPSSGVRFTLQPVVMEYVTDDLIQGVATEIGRWRDREMGRNSHPTTTSPHHLIIESHALIKAIAKDYIRLAQTKLILEPVIEQLLLSLRSKQAIETRLVEILNDLRTQSQIPNLTSQIEPEPGYAAGNIINLLSHLQTDLTGYDFSHLTIWQAYLQDTPLKQVNFAGADLSQSVFAKTFATAMCAAFSPDGKTLATTHTDGYLLLWDVASTHLVMSYQGHSGIVWGVAFSPDGCRLATAGEDCTIKLWDVTTGQCLRTIQGHTGGVRTVVFTPDGKTLISCSIDSTIRIWDINAGECSQILQGHTSGVWSVAFVSMSPTEINKQFNHQNNPKSQIPNPKFLAGGIIASGSDDHTVKLWDFTTGQYIKTLEGHTDWIRCVTFSSLGVNNCSPLLASSSLDQTIRLWDINEGTCVGVLKGHTNGVFAISFIGDGKILASSSIERTVRLWDVSTQQCVRILQGHTNAVYVNAVNPQGTLLATGGDDFSLKLWDTASGECVRTFQGRQNWFSSVVFSPEGIIASGGEDRIVRLWTLEGECRCLRGHTDFIFAVSFSRDGCTLASGSADQTIRLWDVVTGECTKVLHGHAGLVTGVTFSPDGCMLASSSYDHTVKLWDVASGQLLYTFPEHITMSTAFSPDRQKLAVGSFDDTVRIWDLATKQCCQTFTGHDSWVWWVSYSPDGLLFATASSADRTVRIWDIHTGDCIHILRGHQEWIWAIAFSPDGSIVASCSSDGTIKLWDVATGDCIATLAGHNTWVMSVDFSYDGKMLVSGDGNATIKLWDVQTKECIKTLRAERLYEGMNIYGVTGITQAQKSTLLELGAIVEHR, encoded by the coding sequence ATGGAACTACACAAGCAAAGACGCAGACGTGGTGTAATCCTCAGCCCGCAAGGATGGCAAAAACTGCAAAAGGCTAGGCATGAAGCAGAGATTCTGGAAAATGATGGAGCCAGATTTACTCTGGAAGAATTGAGCGATCGCACCCAACTTTCTCCCTTTACTGTTTCCAAAGTTTTGGCACGAGAAGAAGGAGTTGATAAGCAAACCCTTGACTACTTCTTTAGAGGCTTTGGGTTAGAGTTGGCGAAAAGTGATTATGTGAGAATGGGACAGGGAGGACAAGCAGGACAAGGAGGACAAGGAAGCTATTTTTCTCCCTTGTCTCCCCCCTCTGTCTTGTCTTCCCCTTCTCTCCTCAGAGACTGGGGTGAGGCTGTTGATGTTTCGATTTTTTTCGGTCGTACAGAGGAACTGAGTAAGTTAGAGTATTGGATTGTTAATGATCATTGTCGGCTGATTGCTGTGTTAGGGATGGGTGGAATAGGCAAAACCACACTCGGGATTAAACTAGCACAGCAGATTCAAGCAGAATTTGAGTTTGTGGTGTGGCGTAGTCTCCGCAACAGTCCACCATTGGGTGAATTGCTGAGTAACTTGCTTCATTTTTTTGCTAACGGTCAACCACTGAATCTGTCAGAAAATCTGGGCAATGTAACTAGAGTTGCTACGCCTGTGTTAGTTTCTCAATTCATGGCACATTTGCGATCGCATCGTTGTTTAATTGTGCTAGACAACGCCGAATCGATTCTGGCAAGTGGGGAACAATGCGGACATTACCAAGCTGGATATGAAGAATATGGACAATTATTGCAGCAAGTGGGAGAAACAGCCCATCAAAGCTGCATAGTATTGACAAGTCGAGAAAAGCCTCAACAGATCGTAGCTATTGAAGGTGAAACTCTACCAGTCCGATCAATACAATTATCAGGGTTAAATGCGATCGCGGCGTTGGAATTAGTAAAAACTAAAAATTTTTTCTACGGTTCGGATACTCAATGGCAAGACTTGATTCAATATTACGCAGGTAATCCCCTAGCATTAAAAATCATTGCTACTACAATTGGCGAGTTATTTGCTGGTAATATTACTGAATTCCTCGCTCAAGGTAGTACAGTTTTTGGTAGTATTTCAGACTTGTTGTCTCAGCAATTTCAAAGACTATCTAAACTCGAAAAAGACTTGATGTACTGGTTAGCAATCAATCGAGAACCAGTGACGATGGCAGAATTACGTAGTGACTTAGTATTGCCTGTAGCACCAATGAAACTGCTAGAAGCATTGGAGTCACTAGCGAGACGTAATTTAATTGAAAAAAAATCAGTCCCCTCATCTGGAGTGCGATTCACCCTCCAACCTGTAGTCATGGAGTATGTCACAGATGATTTGATTCAGGGGGTGGCGACGGAGATTGGGAGATGGAGAGATAGGGAGATGGGGAGAAACTCTCACCCCACCACCACATCACCCCACCACCTCATCATAGAAAGCCATGCTTTGATCAAAGCGATCGCTAAAGATTATATCCGGCTTGCCCAAACCAAACTCATTCTCGAACCAGTAATTGAGCAATTATTACTGTCACTGCGAAGCAAACAAGCCATAGAAACTAGGCTGGTTGAGATTCTCAATGATCTACGAACTCAATCCCAAATCCCAAATCTCACATCTCAAATTGAGCCAGAACCAGGTTACGCAGCAGGTAACATTATTAATCTGTTGTCTCATCTGCAAACAGACTTAACAGGTTATGACTTCTCGCATCTGACAATCTGGCAAGCATATCTCCAAGATACCCCCCTCAAGCAAGTTAACTTTGCTGGTGCTGACTTATCCCAATCAGTGTTTGCCAAAACCTTTGCAACCGCTATGTGTGCGGCGTTTAGTCCTGATGGTAAAACTTTGGCAACTACTCACACAGATGGTTATCTTCTGCTTTGGGATGTTGCTAGTACTCATCTGGTGATGAGTTATCAGGGTCATTCAGGTATTGTTTGGGGAGTTGCTTTTAGTCCAGATGGTTGTAGACTTGCCACTGCTGGAGAAGACTGTACAATTAAACTTTGGGATGTGACCACTGGGCAGTGCTTGCGAACTATCCAAGGACATACAGGCGGAGTTCGTACTGTTGTGTTTACACCCGACGGTAAGACTTTAATTAGCTGTAGTATAGACTCAACTATTAGAATTTGGGATATTAACGCAGGGGAATGTAGCCAAATTCTCCAAGGACACACTAGCGGAGTTTGGTCTGTAGCTTTTGTATCGATGTCCCCAACTGAAATTAACAAACAATTTAATCATCAAAATAATCCAAAATCTCAAATCCCAAATCCAAAATTCCTAGCGGGAGGTATCATCGCTAGTGGCAGCGACGATCATACTGTAAAACTCTGGGATTTTACTACTGGTCAGTATATTAAAACATTGGAAGGACATACTGATTGGATCAGGTGTGTGACCTTTAGTAGTTTAGGGGTGAACAACTGTTCGCCCTTACTTGCTAGTAGCAGTTTAGACCAAACAATCAGACTTTGGGATATAAATGAGGGTACATGTGTTGGTGTTCTCAAAGGACACACCAATGGAGTATTTGCAATCTCTTTTATTGGTGACGGAAAAATTCTGGCTAGTTCTAGTATTGAACGGACGGTGCGACTATGGGATGTAAGTACTCAGCAATGTGTGAGAATATTGCAAGGGCATACGAATGCAGTGTATGTCAACGCCGTCAACCCCCAGGGAACCTTGCTGGCTACTGGCGGTGATGACTTTTCGCTAAAGTTATGGGATACAGCTAGTGGAGAGTGTGTCCGAACATTCCAAGGTAGGCAAAACTGGTTTTCATCAGTTGTTTTTAGTCCTGAGGGAATTATTGCCAGTGGAGGCGAAGACCGGATTGTGAGGTTATGGACACTGGAGGGGGAATGTCGCTGTTTGCGCGGTCATACAGATTTTATCTTTGCAGTTAGCTTTAGTCGTGATGGTTGTACTTTGGCTAGTGGTAGCGCTGACCAAACAATCAGATTATGGGATGTGGTAACGGGTGAGTGTACAAAAGTTTTACACGGACATGCAGGTTTGGTAACAGGGGTCACTTTCAGTCCTGACGGTTGTATGTTGGCAAGCAGTAGTTATGACCATACTGTTAAACTTTGGGATGTGGCTAGTGGTCAACTGCTGTATACCTTCCCAGAACACATTACGATGTCAACTGCTTTTAGTCCAGATCGTCAAAAATTGGCTGTGGGGAGTTTTGATGACACAGTCAGAATCTGGGATTTAGCAACCAAGCAATGCTGTCAAACCTTTACAGGACATGATAGTTGGGTTTGGTGGGTGAGTTATAGTCCGGATGGTTTATTGTTTGCTACTGCTAGTAGTGCCGACCGCACAGTGAGAATATGGGATATCCACACAGGAGATTGTATACACATACTGCGGGGACATCAAGAATGGATTTGGGCGATCGCTTTTAGTCCAGATGGTAGTATTGTTGCTAGTTGTAGCAGTGACGGTACAATCAAACTCTGGGATGTCGCCACCGGTGACTGTATTGCTACATTAGCAGGACATAATACCTGGGTGATGTCCGTTGACTTTAGTTATGACGGAAAAATGCTGGTGAGTGGCGATGGTAATGCTACTATCAAGTTATGGGATGTACAAACAAAAGAATGCATCAAGACTTTAAGAGCAGAACGCTTGTATGAGGGTATGAATATTTATGGTGTGACAGGTATAACACAAGCACAAAAATCAACATTGTTAGAACTGGGTGCAATCGTTGAACACAGATGA
- the dnaK gene encoding molecular chaperone DnaK: MAKVVGIDLGTTNSCVAVMEGGQPVVIANAEGSRTTPSVVAYTKTGDKLVGQIAKRQAVMNPENTFYSVKRFIGRKYDEITGEAKQVSYKVLRDSNGNVKLDCPIQNKQFAPEEISAQVLRKLVDDASTYLGEPVKQAVITVPAYFNDSQRQATKDAGRIAGIEVLRIINEPTAAALAYGLDKKTNETILVFDLGGGTFDVSILEVGDGVFEVKSTSGDTHLGGDDFDKKIVDWLATEFQRNEGVDLRKDKQALQRLTEAAEKAKIELSGATQTNINLPFITATQEGPKHLDMTLTRAQFEQMCSDLLDRCRVPVNQALRDAKLTAADIDEVVLVGGSTRIPAVQQLVRQMTGKDPCQGVNPDEVVAVGAAIQAGVLVGDVKDILLLDVTPLSLGVETLGGVMTKIIPRNTTIPVKKSEIFSTAADGQTNVEIHILQGEREMAADNKSLGNFRLDGIPPAPRGMPQIEVTFDIDANGILSVSAKEKATGKQQSITISGASTLDKSEVEWMVKEAERNAEEDRRRRDRVDTKNTADSVAYQAEKQLKDLGDKVPPADKTRLEGLIKDLREAIDRENYDRMKSLTNDIQQALMQIGSAVYSQAGSTSTNDKGGGEDVIDADFVENK, translated from the coding sequence ATGGCAAAAGTTGTTGGAATCGATTTAGGAACTACAAATTCCTGCGTTGCTGTGATGGAAGGCGGACAACCCGTCGTCATTGCCAACGCAGAAGGCAGCCGCACCACTCCATCAGTGGTTGCCTACACTAAAACTGGTGACAAATTGGTTGGACAAATTGCCAAACGCCAAGCAGTGATGAATCCTGAAAATACTTTTTATTCAGTGAAGCGATTCATCGGACGCAAATACGACGAAATTACAGGCGAAGCTAAACAAGTTTCCTACAAGGTTTTGCGTGATAGCAATGGCAATGTCAAGCTAGATTGTCCCATCCAAAACAAACAATTCGCACCAGAAGAAATTTCAGCTCAGGTATTACGTAAACTGGTAGATGATGCCAGTACCTATTTGGGAGAACCCGTCAAACAGGCGGTGATTACAGTTCCAGCTTACTTTAATGACTCTCAGCGGCAAGCTACTAAAGATGCCGGACGCATTGCAGGGATTGAAGTATTGCGGATTATCAACGAACCTACTGCCGCAGCCCTCGCCTACGGGTTGGACAAGAAAACAAACGAAACCATCCTAGTGTTTGACTTAGGTGGCGGTACGTTTGATGTCTCGATTCTGGAAGTAGGTGATGGTGTGTTTGAGGTAAAATCCACTAGTGGTGATACTCACTTAGGTGGGGATGACTTCGACAAGAAAATTGTTGATTGGCTAGCAACGGAGTTTCAACGCAACGAAGGTGTGGATCTGCGCAAAGATAAACAAGCCTTGCAGCGCCTCACCGAAGCCGCCGAAAAAGCCAAAATCGAACTTTCAGGAGCAACACAAACAAACATTAACCTGCCCTTTATTACGGCAACCCAAGAAGGCCCCAAACACCTAGACATGACCCTCACACGGGCGCAGTTTGAGCAAATGTGCAGTGATCTACTTGATCGTTGCCGGGTTCCTGTCAATCAGGCTCTGCGCGATGCTAAACTGACGGCTGCTGACATTGATGAAGTCGTATTAGTCGGTGGTTCGACGCGCATTCCTGCCGTACAGCAATTGGTACGGCAAATGACAGGTAAAGATCCGTGTCAAGGTGTGAACCCAGATGAAGTGGTTGCTGTCGGTGCAGCGATTCAAGCTGGAGTATTGGTAGGGGATGTAAAAGACATCTTGTTGTTGGATGTGACTCCTTTGTCACTGGGTGTGGAAACCTTAGGTGGTGTGATGACCAAAATTATTCCCCGCAACACCACGATTCCCGTCAAAAAATCAGAAATCTTCTCCACCGCAGCCGATGGACAAACCAATGTGGAAATCCACATCCTGCAAGGAGAACGGGAAATGGCAGCCGACAACAAAAGTCTAGGTAACTTCCGGCTTGATGGCATTCCGCCCGCACCACGTGGTATGCCGCAAATTGAGGTGACATTTGATATTGATGCCAATGGTATTTTGTCGGTGTCGGCAAAAGAAAAAGCTACTGGTAAGCAACAATCCATCACTATTAGCGGCGCGTCCACACTGGATAAATCTGAAGTCGAATGGATGGTGAAGGAAGCCGAACGCAATGCCGAAGAAGACCGCAGACGACGCGATCGCGTGGATACTAAAAACACCGCAGATTCTGTTGCCTACCAAGCTGAAAAACAACTCAAGGACTTGGGCGACAAAGTGCCTCCTGCCGACAAAACTCGTTTGGAAGGCTTGATTAAAGACCTGCGTGAAGCAATTGATCGTGAAAACTATGATCGCATGAAGTCTCTCACAAACGATATTCAACAAGCCTTGATGCAAATAGGTAGTGCTGTTTACTCCCAAGCAGGTAGTACTTCCACCAATGACAAAGGTGGTGGTGAGGATGTGATTGATGCCGACTTTGTAGAAAACAAATAA
- a CDS encoding cyanophycinase produces the protein MSESPIKRQLVIIGGAEDKEGDCQILREFVRRAGGTKARIVIMTAATELPREVGENYIRVFERLGAEDVRIVDTETREDGSSLTALEAINKATGIFFTGGDQARITSILKDTEIDAAIHKRFSEGMVVGGTSAGAAVMPDVMIVEGDSETNPRIEIVDMGPGLGFLPGVVIDQHFSQRGRLGRLISALAQQPAVLGFGIDENTAMIVIDNQIEVIGEGSVTIVDESEVIHNNVDEILKDEALAICGARLHILPHGYKFDLKTHKPILNGQSVSLQPASTQ, from the coding sequence ATGTCAGAAAGCCCAATTAAACGGCAGTTGGTGATTATTGGGGGGGCAGAAGATAAGGAGGGAGACTGCCAAATCTTACGAGAGTTTGTCCGTCGTGCTGGGGGTACTAAAGCGCGAATTGTGATTATGACAGCAGCGACAGAACTACCCAGAGAAGTAGGAGAAAACTATATTAGAGTCTTCGAGCGGCTAGGAGCAGAAGATGTCCGCATAGTTGATACAGAAACTCGTGAAGATGGTTCTTCATTAACTGCTTTGGAAGCAATTAATAAGGCAACAGGAATATTTTTTACTGGCGGAGATCAAGCTAGGATTACTAGTATTCTTAAAGATACAGAAATAGATGCAGCTATTCACAAACGCTTTTCTGAAGGTATGGTAGTAGGAGGCACAAGTGCAGGAGCAGCTGTAATGCCAGATGTCATGATTGTAGAGGGCGATTCTGAGACAAATCCTCGCATTGAAATTGTGGATATGGGTCCCGGTTTAGGTTTTTTACCTGGGGTAGTAATTGATCAGCATTTCTCCCAAAGAGGACGTTTAGGACGGTTAATCTCAGCTCTAGCACAACAACCTGCGGTCTTAGGATTTGGTATTGATGAAAATACAGCGATGATTGTTATTGATAATCAGATTGAAGTGATTGGAGAAGGCTCTGTAACAATTGTAGATGAATCAGAAGTCATACATAATAACGTTGACGAGATTTTGAAAGATGAGGCTTTAGCAATTTGTGGAGCAAGGCTACATATTTTGCCACATGGATATAAATTTGATTTGAAAACCCATAAACCAATTTTGAATGGTCAATCAGTATCGTTACAGCCAGCAAGTACGCAATAA